In Camelina sativa cultivar DH55 chromosome 16, Cs, whole genome shotgun sequence, a single window of DNA contains:
- the LOC104749963 gene encoding uncharacterized protein LOC104749963, with amino-acid sequence MSATTTPSLSLSNFRPRFQNPVKTHRLSPLSWSVSRRKILSSRNLRLQQEKKTQLWRVSATPEKISQEIVSSDSSSGAIVSSGDQDGVALIIQVLLIVAFLALTVLTIGVVYIGVTEFLGKREREKFEKDEAAKRSKKGGKKKAMRARAGPRGFGQKIEDNDFDVDLE; translated from the exons ATGTCTGCGACAACAACACCATCTCTATCTCTTTCAAATTTCAGACCAAGATTTCAAAATCCAGTTAAAACCCACCGTTTATCTCCACTTTCTTGGTCTGTTTCAAGAAGAAAGATCTTGTCTTCTAGGAATCTTCGTCTtcaacaggaaaaaaaaacccaactaTGGAGAGTCTCTGCAACTCCAGAAAAAATATCTCAAGAGATCgtttcttctgattcttcttctggaGCAATTGTGTCAAGTGGTGACCAAGATGGTGTTGCTTTGATTATACAAGTGCTTCTCATTGTTGCTTTTCTTGCTCTCACTGTTCTCACCATTGGT GTTGTGTACATTGGAGTGACTGAGTTTCTTgggaagagggagagagagaagtttGAGAAGGACGAAGCAGCAAAGAGGTCTAAGAAAGGTGGGAAGAAGAAGGCAATGAGAGCCAGAGCTGGACCAAGAGGTTTTGGTCAGAAGATTGAAGATAATGACTTTGACGTTGATCTTGAATGA